From the Accipiter gentilis chromosome 15, bAccGen1.1, whole genome shotgun sequence genome, one window contains:
- the FUT9 gene encoding 4-galactosyl-N-acetylglucosaminide 3-alpha-L-fucosyltransferase 9, producing MTSTSKGIFRPFFIIFIVLGCFMAFILIYIKPTNSWISGPIESASSVLKMKSFFSSKTDNLNETTILIWVWPFGQTFDLTSCQTMFNIHGCHLTIDRSLYNRSHAVLIHHRDISWDLTNLPQQARPPFQKWIWMNLESPTHTPQKSGIEHLFNLTLTYRRDSDIQVPYGFMMVGTSSFAFEVPSKENLVCWVVSNWNPEHARVKYYNELSKYIEIHTYGQAFGDYVNDKNLIPTISTCKFYLSFENSIHKDYITEKLYNALLAGSVPVVLGPSRENYENYIPADSFIHVEDFLSPRELAEYLLMLDKNNKMYLSYFNWKKDFSVHLPRFWESHACLACDHVKRHQEYKSIGNLEKWFWN from the coding sequence ATGACATCGACATCTAAAGGAATTTTCCGGCCATTTTTTATTATCTTCATTGTCCTTGGTTGTTTCATGGCATTTATACTAATTTATATCAAACCAACAAATAGCTGGATCTCTGGTCCTATAGAATCAGCCAGTTCGGTTTTGAAAATGAAgagtttcttttcttccaaaactgaTAATCTTAATGAAACTACTATTTTGATCTGGGTTTGGCCATTTGGTCAGACATTCGACCTAACATCCTGCCAAACAATGTTCAATATCCACGGGTGCCATCTGACTATTGACCGCTCACTATATAACAGATCCCATGCTGTTCTCATTCATCACAGGGACATTAGCTGGGATCTGACTAATTTACCTCAGCAAGCCAGGCCACCATTCCAGAAGTGGATTTGGATGAACTTGGAGTCTCCAACCCATACTCCACAAAAGAGTGGCATTGAACACCTCTTTAACCTGACCCTGACTTACCGGCGTGATTCAGATATTCAGGTGCCTTACGGCTTCATGATGGTTGGTACAAGTTCCTTTGCATTTGAAGTGCCAAGTAAGGAAAACTTGGTCTGTTGGGTTGTAAGTAACTGGAACCCTGAGCACGCTCGAGTCAAGTATTACAATGAGCTCAGCAAATACATTGAAATCCATACCTACGGACAAGCCTTTGGAGACTATGTCAATGACAAAAACTTGATTCCAACTATCTCTACTTGCAAATTCTACCTTTCCTTTGAAAATTCAATCCACAAAGATTACATTACTGAGAAACTTTACAATGCTCTTCTGGCTGGATCAGTACCGGTTGTACTGGGCCCTTCCAGAGAAAACTATGAGAATTACATTCCAGCAGACTCTTTCATACACGTGGAAGATTTTCTCTCCCCCAGAGAGCTGGCAGAATATCTTCTGATGCTTGACAAAAATAACAAGATGTACCTTAGTTATTTCAACTGGAAGAAAGATTTCTCAGTGCATCTTCCTAGATTCTGGGAGTCACACGCATGTCTTGCTTGTGATCATGTGAAAAGACACCAGGAATACAAGTCCATTGGAAATTTAGAAAAATGGTTTTGGaattaa